A window of the Bombina bombina isolate aBomBom1 chromosome 3, aBomBom1.pri, whole genome shotgun sequence genome harbors these coding sequences:
- the LOC128651754 gene encoding ribosome production factor 2 homolog yields MTRPFEDQTSLEFFSKKSDCSLFLFGSHNKKRPNNLIFGSMYDFHVLDMIELGVEKHVSLKDIKNCKCPEGTKPMLIFAGDMFVLNEDYKHLKSLLIDFFRGTTVSGIRSAGLEHVLHFTAVEGKVLLRSYKVLMKKSGCRTPRIELEDMGPNFNFVVRRTHLTSDDLYKVAMKHPKALKAKKKKNISHNTFGTKYGRIHMQKQDLSKLRTRKVKGLKKRCAEKMATEAEDINAKKIKQN; encoded by the coding sequence ATGACAAGACCATTTGAAGATCAGACATCTTTGGAGTTCTTCTCTAAGAAGTCAGACTGTTCCTTGTTTTTGTTTGGTTCCCATAACAAGAAGCGTCCTAACAACCTGATTTTTGGCAGCATGTATGATTTTCATGTTCTTGATATGATTGAGCTGGGTGTGGAAAAGCATGTCTCTTTGAAGGATATTAAGAACTGCAAGTGCCCTGAAGGAACAAAACCTATGCTGATATTTGCTGGAGACATGTTTGTATTGAATGAAGATTATAAACACTTAAAAAGCCTCTTGATTGATTTCTTCAGAGGAACGACTGTCTCTGGTATTCGCTCTGCTGGTTTGGAGCACGTCTTACATTTTACAGCAGTGGAGGGAAAGGTCTTATTGCGTAGCTACAAGGTATTGATGAAGAAATCTGGATGTAGGACACCAAGAATTGAGCTTGAAGACATGGGTCCTAACTTTAATTTTGTTGTAAGAAGAACTCACCTGACTTCAGATGACCTTTATAAAGTGGCCATGAAACATCCTAAAGCTCTTAAGGCAAAGAAAAAGAAGAATATCTCTCACAATACTTTTGGCACAAAATATGGCCGTATCCATATGCAAAAGCAGGACCTAAGTAAATTGAGGACTCGCAAGGTTAAAGGGCTAAAGAAGAGATGTGCAGAAAAGATGGCAACAGAGGCTGAAGACATAAATGCAAAGAAGATAAAGCAGAATTAG